A genomic region of Corticium candelabrum chromosome 22, ooCorCand1.1, whole genome shotgun sequence contains the following coding sequences:
- the LOC134197064 gene encoding uncharacterized protein LOC134197064: MGCFQSCLESSSKSIASDYNCAVSECDFKVCLQDKWRTQEAVELIVKRLQSERHAENDRLSNRREETVKNFQPNDLSTVLSTPIMKPAVSSEKMKDHIVASTKKGNLLDNSSKKEKRQSQTLQSTTQNQMAQNFSTLSLPNADDLLLSVSESPFHAIRDKSTNRGRTVVKKKKLSRARRTSTRKTDSTNSWKRYRREDSVPITLIKGKVLVKCFPNTMANKTRLCLSSGLIKDTNAGSKREKYQSFRTKQTKQETRISNQKCSSNSVGKVVAASKKDLSRESAKELAQCHCEMKSTSLEDPSKAPDSTTCNGSDIIAWNSSAREDSAKTCRRCQTTGCWKMMELERQRLVETRRQQRVKENASRKIQRNK; this comes from the exons ATGGGTTGCTTTCAGAGTTGCTTAGAGAGCTCTAGTAAAAGCATCGCTAGCGATTATAACTGTGCTG TTTCAGAGTGCGACTTTAAGGTTTGCTTACAAGACAAATGGCGAACTCAAGAAGCAGTTGAGCT TATAGTCAAAAGACTACAAAGCGAAAGACATGCGGAAAACGACAGACTATCaaacagaagagaagaaacagTCAAAAATTTTCAGCCGAATGATCTCTCCACTGTTTTGTCGACACCAATAATGAAACCAGCTGTTTCAAGTGAAAAAATGAAGGACCATATTGTTGCATCTACAAAGAAGGGTAATTTATTGGACAATAGTAGTAAGAAGGAAAAGAGGCAGAGCCAAACTTTACAAAGTACGACGCAAAACCAGATGGCTCAAAACTTTTCTACACTTTCCTTGCCAAATGCTGACGATTTGCTGCTCTCAGTTAGCGAATCCCCCTTTCACGCAATTAGAGACAAATCGACTAATCGAGGCAGGACAGTTGTAAAGAAGAAGAAATTATCACGAGCTAGACGAACTTCGACCAGAAAGACCGATTCAACAAACTCTTGGAAAAGATATCGACGAGAGGATTCAGTACCAATTACACTCATCAAAGGAAAAGTGCTTGTAAAATGCTTTCCAAACACAATGGCTAATAAAACAAGACTTTGTTTATCGTCCGGTTTGATAAAGGATACTAACGCCGGTTCAAAGAGAGAGAAATACCAATCTTTCCGCACTAAACAAACGAAACAGGAAACTAGAATCTCAAACCAAAAATGTTCAAGTAATTCTGTAGGAAAGGTAGTTGCAGCTTCTAAAAAGGATTTGTCAAGAGAAAGCGCTAAAGAACTTGCTCAATGTCATTGTGAGATGAAATCTACATCGCTAGAAGACCCGTCGAAAGCACCCGATTCTACTACATGTAATGGAAGTGACATTATAGCTTGGAACAGTTCTGCTCGAGAAGATTCAGCCAAGACATGCCGAAGATGTCAAACGACCGGATGCTGGAAAATGATGGAGCTAGAGCGACAACGACTCGTTGAGACAAGGAGACAGCAAAGAGTGAAAGAAAATGCGTCTAGAAAAATCCAAAGAAACAAATAG